The window AAATAATTTTTTCGAGGATTGCTGTGAAATGAATGAAATCCATAGGTTGTTCCTGGAATCCGTTCGGGAGATAAAAAATATTTTATCTAGAATTAGACTAGTATACGATAAAAAGCATTTTGTTAAATTTGCAATGGCTATATTGGTTAAATTTCTACTCAGCTGTCTTATTGATGCTGATAGATATGACACATATAGTTTTATGGAATCAAAAGACATACTGGATAGAGAAAACGATATATTTAAGAATTGTCTGTGGACAGGACTTTCAGAACATTTAAATAAAAAGCTTGATGATTTGCCGAAAATATCTAAAATTTATTTGCTGCGAAATGAGATTTCACAATCATGTAAGAGTTTTGCAAAAAATAAAACAGGCATATATAAGCTTTTAGTACCTACAGGTGGAGGAAAAACACTTTCGAGCCTGAGGTATGCCTTGGAACATGCCAGGGAATTTAAGAAAGACAGAATTGCTTACATAATACCTTTCACCACAATAATAGACCAGAATTCTAAAGAAATTAAGGATTTTCTGGATAGAGAAGACATTATTTTAGAGCACCATTCTAACCTAATAATGGATAATGATAGTGAAGATTATAAGCTTTTGACGGAAAGATGGGACAGCCCTATAATTCTGTCAACAATGGTACAGTTTCTAAATACTCTTTTCATCGGGGGGACTCAAAGTGTTAGAAGATTGCACAATCTTGTGAACTCAATAATTATCTTTGATGAAATACAAGCTATTCCAATTAAATGTATTAATATGTTTAACTATGCTATAAATTTCTTGTCTAAAATTTGCAATACAACGGTAATTCTATGTACAGCGACTCAACCATTGCTTTCTAAGACTGAAATGCCTGTATTTATTGAGGAAAATGCAAATATTATCTCCAATGCAGATGAAAAATTTAGATACTTTAAGAGAACTAAGGTTATACCGAAAATTCAAGCCGGAGGTTACAGTATACAAGACCTAAAAGAGCTTATATCAGGGTTAATGGATCAGGTAAACAGTACTTTAATTATTCTTAATACAAAAAAAGCCGCCAAAGAATTATTTAAAGCTATTGATAAGGAGAATTTATTGTTGCCTGAGGATAAAAAAGCAATTGTATTTCATTTAAGTACAAATATGTGTCCTACCCACAGAATAGAATTACTGAATAAAATCAGAGAAGTCCTTGGCAAGCAGAAAGTGATATGTGTAAGTACTCAGCTGATTGAAGCTGGAGTAAACATTTCATTTGAGTGCGTTGTACGTTCTTTGGCAGGATTGGACAGTATTGCTCAGGCAGCCGGAAGGTGCAATCGGCACGCCGAAAGCAGTTGCGGAAATGTTTATGTTATAAATATGGATGCTAACAGTGAAAATGTCAGCAGGCTTTTAGAGATAAAAACGGGACAGGATAAAACATTGCGTATTTTTGAAGAATATAATCAGAATCCCGAAGCATTTGATTGTGATTTACTCTCGCCAAAAGCTATTGATAAATATTTTGAGTACTATTTTAATGATTTGAAATTGTTGATGAATTATACTCTTCCAAAGCCATATGCTGATAAAACTATGTTTGATTTACTTTCTGAGAATAAGCAAGTTGTACAAGATTACATTGATAGAAACCAAGAAAAACCTGACCTAATGCTTTACAATTCTTTCAAAACAGCAGGTGATTATTTCAGTGTTATAGACCAAAATACAGTTGGTGTAATTGTCCCTTACCAAAAAGGAGAAGAGTTGATAATAAATATTAACGGTAAATGTAGTATTAAAAATTTAAAAAAATATCTAAAGGAGGCTCAGCAGTACTCGGTTAATTTATACGACCAGGAATATAGAAATTTGAATGACTTGGGAGCTTTTATGCAGTTGAACAACGGAGGGCTGATTGCACTGAAAAAGGAATTTTATGATGAAAGTACAGGAATTACTACTGATAACCAACAACATGAATTTTTAAATTATTGAGGTGATAGTGATGGAAAGAGCAAACAACGTGGAATTTAAGGTTAGTGGAAGGTATGCACTTTTCAGTGACCCAATAAACAGAATGGGAGGTGAGAAAGTTTCATACCAAATACCTACATATCAAGCTATAAA of the Ruminiclostridium papyrosolvens DSM 2782 genome contains:
- a CDS encoding CRISPR-associated helicase/endonuclease Cas3 produces the protein MFIAHIREDGTEQSVREHLENVSLLCAEACKKISLENMGRLIGLLHDMGKETEEFKSYIIYSFLHPEDKSQRGTVDHSTAGAKFIYKTYYCSKNPYEKLTAQIICLVICSHHGGLIDCIDLELRDKFTLRMNTDDLQKNYDEAINNFFEDCCEMNEIHRLFLESVREIKNILSRIRLVYDKKHFVKFAMAILVKFLLSCLIDADRYDTYSFMESKDILDRENDIFKNCLWTGLSEHLNKKLDDLPKISKIYLLRNEISQSCKSFAKNKTGIYKLLVPTGGGKTLSSLRYALEHAREFKKDRIAYIIPFTTIIDQNSKEIKDFLDREDIILEHHSNLIMDNDSEDYKLLTERWDSPIILSTMVQFLNTLFIGGTQSVRRLHNLVNSIIIFDEIQAIPIKCINMFNYAINFLSKICNTTVILCTATQPLLSKTEMPVFIEENANIISNADEKFRYFKRTKVIPKIQAGGYSIQDLKELISGLMDQVNSTLIILNTKKAAKELFKAIDKENLLLPEDKKAIVFHLSTNMCPTHRIELLNKIREVLGKQKVICVSTQLIEAGVNISFECVVRSLAGLDSIAQAAGRCNRHAESSCGNVYVINMDANSENVSRLLEIKTGQDKTLRIFEEYNQNPEAFDCDLLSPKAIDKYFEYYFNDLKLLMNYTLPKPYADKTMFDLLSENKQVVQDYIDRNQEKPDLMLYNSFKTAGDYFSVIDQNTVGVIVPYQKGEELIININGKCSIKNLKKYLKEAQQYSVNLYDQEYRNLNDLGAFMQLNNGGLIALKKEFYDESTGITTDNQQHEFLNY